One Proteinivorax tanatarense DNA segment encodes these proteins:
- the atpB gene encoding F0F1 ATP synthase subunit A has translation MDKLLEGPQTVFEIGRLQITETIISMWIVSAVIIIIAAYFRSKVLSDQPSRAKDFAEFVVESINNMVKTNMGENKVGFAPYMGFLLIFIGIANISGLFGLFPPTADINTTVTLALMTFVLIHYYGLKEKGFDHIKGLGAPIILFLPLNVISELSKPVSLAFRLFGNVFAGTIILALIYGALGNLAIGIPVIGHLYFDLFAGLLQSFIFVMLTMVFIALAMESEAE, from the coding sequence ATGGATAAATTGCTTGAAGGGCCCCAAACAGTTTTTGAAATTGGAAGACTACAGATTACTGAAACAATAATTTCCATGTGGATTGTCAGCGCCGTAATTATTATAATTGCCGCATATTTTCGCTCAAAGGTATTAAGTGACCAGCCTAGCAGAGCAAAGGATTTTGCTGAATTTGTTGTCGAGTCAATCAATAATATGGTTAAAACAAATATGGGAGAAAATAAAGTGGGTTTTGCTCCCTATATGGGGTTTTTATTGATTTTTATTGGGATTGCAAATATATCAGGGTTGTTTGGACTGTTTCCTCCTACAGCTGATATTAATACTACTGTAACCCTTGCGCTTATGACTTTTGTGCTAATACATTACTATGGTCTTAAAGAAAAAGGTTTTGACCATATTAAGGGTTTAGGAGCTCCAATAATCTTGTTTTTGCCATTAAATGTTATAAGTGAATTATCAAAACCAGTTTCTCTGGCGTTTCGTTTATTTGGTAATGTATTTGCAGGCACAATTATATTAGCTCTTATTTATGGTGCATTAGGCAACTTAGCCATTGGAATACCTGTTATAGGTCATCTATATTTTGATTTATTTGCAGGTTTACTACAATCATTTATATTTGTTATGCTAACAATGGTGTTTATTGCGTTGGCAATGGAATCTGAAGCAGAATAA
- the atpA gene encoding F0F1 ATP synthase subunit alpha, translated as MNTNLRPDEISSVIKKQIEQFQGRIEVVDTGTVIHVGDGIARIHGLDQVMAGELLLFPGDVYGMAQNLEEDNVGAIILGPFNAIKEGDVVKRTNRIVEVPVGDEMVGRVVNPLGQALDGKGPVSAENHRPVERKAPGVMARKSVHEPLQTGLKAIDSMVPIGRGQRELIIGDRGTGKTAVAVDTILNQKDTDVICVYVAVGQKNSTVAGVINRLEDAGAMDYTVVVSATASDPAPLLYLAPYAGTAIAEELMHKGKHVLVVYDDLTKHAAAYRELSLLLRRPPGREAYPGDVFYLHSRLLERAAKLNDEEGAGSITALPIIETQAGDVSAYIPTNVISITDGQIFLEGDLFHSGVRPAINVGLSVSRVGGSAQIKAMKQVAGTLRLDLAQYKELAAFAQFGSDLDKATQQKLSRGERLTEILKQGQYQPMSVIDQVLIIYAGVNGHLDDLKTEQIKEFEEEFIKFMNQSYDGLLNGIIEEGKITDSHEVQLKEAIEKFKKTFK; from the coding sequence ATGAATACAAACTTAAGACCGGATGAAATAAGCTCGGTTATTAAAAAACAAATTGAGCAATTTCAGGGGCGAATTGAAGTAGTTGACACCGGTACTGTTATTCATGTAGGTGATGGGATAGCTAGAATACATGGTCTAGATCAGGTGATGGCTGGTGAATTGTTGTTATTTCCCGGTGATGTCTATGGTATGGCACAAAATCTTGAAGAAGATAACGTAGGAGCTATAATCCTAGGGCCTTTTAATGCAATCAAAGAAGGAGATGTTGTTAAAAGGACTAACCGCATAGTGGAAGTACCTGTTGGAGATGAAATGGTTGGTAGAGTTGTAAATCCTTTAGGTCAAGCATTAGATGGCAAAGGGCCAGTTTCTGCAGAAAATCACAGGCCTGTTGAAAGAAAAGCGCCGGGTGTTATGGCTAGAAAAAGTGTACACGAACCGTTACAAACAGGTCTAAAAGCCATTGATTCGATGGTGCCTATAGGCAGAGGACAAAGAGAGCTTATCATTGGTGATAGAGGGACGGGAAAGACAGCAGTAGCTGTTGATACCATTCTAAATCAGAAAGACACAGATGTAATATGTGTTTATGTAGCAGTTGGCCAAAAAAACTCCACTGTAGCTGGGGTTATAAACAGGCTAGAAGACGCTGGAGCCATGGACTATACTGTGGTAGTAAGTGCAACTGCTTCTGATCCAGCTCCGCTTTTATACTTAGCTCCATATGCCGGTACAGCAATTGCGGAAGAACTTATGCATAAAGGAAAGCATGTATTGGTTGTATATGATGATTTGACAAAGCATGCAGCAGCTTATAGAGAACTTTCCTTACTGTTAAGAAGACCGCCAGGTAGAGAGGCCTACCCTGGGGATGTTTTCTATCTTCACTCAAGGTTATTAGAAAGAGCAGCTAAATTAAATGATGAAGAAGGTGCTGGTTCGATAACAGCATTGCCAATAATAGAAACTCAGGCCGGTGATGTATCTGCTTACATACCTACCAATGTAATTTCTATAACCGATGGGCAGATTTTCTTGGAGGGTGACCTATTTCACTCAGGTGTAAGGCCAGCAATAAATGTAGGATTATCTGTATCAAGGGTTGGTGGTAGTGCGCAGATTAAGGCCATGAAACAGGTAGCAGGAACTCTGAGGTTAGACTTAGCTCAATATAAAGAGTTGGCAGCTTTTGCTCAATTCGGCTCTGATTTGGATAAAGCGACACAACAAAAGTTATCTAGAGGAGAACGCCTAACTGAGATTTTGAAGCAAGGTCAATATCAACCAATGTCTGTAATTGACCAAGTACTGATCATATATGCTGGTGTAAACGGGCATCTTGATGACTTAAAGACGGAGCAAATTAAAGAGTTTGAAGAAGAATTTATAAAATTCATGAACCAAAGTTACGACGGCCTTTTAAATGGGATTATAGAAGAAGGCAAGATAACTGATTCTCATGAAGTTCAATTAAAAGAAGCTATTGAAAAGTTTAAAAAAACTTTTAAGTAA
- the spoIID gene encoding stage II sporulation protein D, with the protein MGKHAMFFIIALLIIIIIMPAILVKGCKFVTPYELDVKLEDDTLISVFFHEEKEIKEMRLEDYLLGVVAGEMPASFDIEALKAQAVVARTYAYNQIINGGCTSHPDADICTNYQSCQHWISQKQAKAKWSTSEKSSNWDKIIKSVEETKGKILTFEGQPVNALYHSTCGGNTENSEDVFQSSKPYLKSVECDYCSDSSRLEQKVKVSEDDFLKMIQDLVKVQNLNYEKDIAIDQRSSTNRVKDFRIKDETYSGNDVRMAVGLNSTNFEMSYDESDIIFEVLGYGHGVGLCQYGANGMAKLQKNFADILHFYYKDVEIKQIYEKVE; encoded by the coding sequence ATGGGGAAGCATGCTATGTTTTTCATTATTGCATTACTTATAATAATTATTATAATGCCAGCTATTTTGGTGAAGGGGTGCAAGTTTGTAACACCTTACGAACTTGATGTAAAGTTAGAAGATGATACACTTATTTCAGTTTTTTTCCATGAAGAAAAGGAGATAAAAGAAATGCGATTGGAGGACTATCTACTAGGGGTTGTAGCTGGAGAAATGCCTGCTTCTTTTGACATTGAAGCTTTAAAAGCGCAAGCAGTAGTTGCTCGCACATATGCATATAACCAAATTATAAATGGGGGATGTACCAGTCATCCTGATGCAGATATTTGTACTAATTATCAAAGTTGTCAACATTGGATTTCGCAAAAACAAGCTAAAGCAAAATGGTCTACTTCAGAAAAAAGTAGTAACTGGGACAAAATTATAAAAAGTGTTGAAGAAACAAAGGGGAAAATATTAACTTTTGAGGGGCAACCTGTTAATGCGCTATATCATTCTACGTGCGGGGGGAATACAGAAAACTCTGAGGACGTTTTTCAAAGTTCTAAACCGTACCTTAAATCTGTTGAGTGTGATTATTGTAGTGACTCATCAAGGTTAGAGCAAAAGGTAAAAGTCTCTGAAGATGATTTTTTAAAGATGATTCAAGACTTAGTTAAAGTGCAAAATTTAAACTACGAAAAGGACATAGCCATAGATCAAAGAAGTAGTACAAATAGGGTTAAAGATTTTAGAATTAAAGACGAAACATACTCTGGCAACGATGTGAGAATGGCGGTGGGGTTAAACTCTACAAATTTTGAAATGAGCTACGATGAAAGCGACATAATTTTTGAAGTTTTAGGGTATGGCCATGGAGTTGGTCTTTGTCAATATGGAGCAAATGGTATGGCAAAATTACAAAAGAACTTTGCGGATATCTTACATTTTTATTATAAAGACGTTGAAATTAAACAAATTTATGAAAAAGTAGAATAA
- the murA gene encoding UDP-N-acetylglucosamine 1-carboxyvinyltransferase: MEKILITGKKAPLKGSVKVSGAKNAALPILAASLLCQGVSTLEDVPPLQDVKVMLQVLEQLGATVEKGDKLKINSTKIKKTEAPYELVKKMRASFLVAGPLLARLGQATISLPGGCAIGTRPIDLHLKGFEALGAKTECGSGYIKVWADKLIGTNIYLDFPSVGATENIMMAATLAEGKTTIENAAAEPEIVDLANFLNSMGANIKGAGTSVIKIKGVNKLSDCTYTVIPDRIEAGTYMVAAAITGGDITIENVIMDHLKPVVAKLQEAGVKFVEGETNVKVMAPKTITAVDIKTLPYPGFPTDMQPQLLTLMTVANGSSVVTESIFENRFMHVHELHRMGAKIRVQERSALITGVERLSATEVKATDLRAGAAMLLAGLVAEGTTEVTDIYHIDRGYVGIVKKLANMGADIKRSQ; this comes from the coding sequence TTGGAAAAAATATTAATTACAGGGAAGAAAGCACCTTTAAAAGGGTCAGTAAAAGTTAGCGGAGCAAAAAATGCAGCACTTCCTATTTTAGCAGCCTCCCTTTTGTGCCAAGGTGTTTCTACTTTAGAAGATGTTCCACCGTTACAAGATGTAAAGGTAATGCTACAAGTTTTAGAGCAGCTTGGTGCTACTGTTGAAAAAGGGGATAAACTAAAAATTAACAGCACAAAAATAAAAAAAACTGAGGCCCCGTATGAACTAGTAAAGAAAATGAGAGCTTCGTTCTTAGTCGCAGGGCCCTTGCTTGCCAGACTGGGGCAGGCAACAATATCTTTGCCGGGAGGTTGTGCTATAGGAACAAGGCCAATAGACTTACACTTGAAAGGGTTTGAGGCTTTAGGAGCAAAAACGGAGTGTGGCAGTGGCTACATTAAAGTTTGGGCAGATAAATTAATTGGAACAAATATCTATTTAGACTTTCCTTCTGTAGGAGCAACGGAAAATATTATGATGGCTGCTACTTTAGCTGAAGGGAAAACTACTATAGAAAATGCTGCAGCAGAACCGGAGATAGTGGACCTAGCAAACTTTTTAAACTCTATGGGAGCTAATATCAAGGGAGCGGGAACTAGTGTTATTAAAATAAAGGGTGTAAATAAATTATCCGATTGCACTTATACCGTAATTCCTGATAGAATTGAAGCGGGAACTTATATGGTAGCCGCTGCTATAACCGGAGGAGATATAACTATAGAGAACGTGATAATGGACCATCTTAAGCCTGTAGTGGCAAAACTACAGGAGGCAGGGGTGAAATTTGTTGAAGGAGAGACAAACGTAAAAGTTATGGCACCAAAAACCATAACAGCAGTTGATATTAAAACATTACCATATCCAGGGTTTCCTACTGATATGCAGCCTCAACTATTAACGTTAATGACAGTTGCGAACGGCAGTAGTGTAGTAACTGAGAGTATATTTGAAAATAGGTTTATGCATGTTCATGAACTTCATAGGATGGGAGCTAAAATACGAGTTCAAGAACGTTCGGCATTAATAACAGGAGTAGAAAGGCTATCGGCTACAGAAGTAAAAGCTACAGACCTAAGGGCAGGGGCAGCAATGCTGCTAGCAGGTTTGGTCGCCGAAGGCACAACAGAAGTTACAGATATTTATCATATAGATAGAGGGTATGTTGGAATAGTAAAAAAGCTAGCAAATATGGGGGCTGACATTAAAAGGTCACAATAA
- the atpG gene encoding ATP synthase F1 subunit gamma, which yields MQGIRDIKRRIKTVKNTQQITKAMEMVAASKLRKAQSLAYATRPYEKSLKELAGRVLTAGGDVQHKLLQPSQEGKPGYILITADRGLCGGYNTNVIKKALTIDKDNCYMIAVGKKGKEALKRQDYNIVAEFTDIGDLPSYNQARSIFETASQLLEQGVFSELNIIYTEFINAMQQNVVLDKLIPVENNENDGKDNVYLYEPSAQQVLDTLIPKYLTGRIYRSLVESKASEHGARMTAMGSATDNASDMIHELTLSFNKARQASITQELIEIVSGAQALD from the coding sequence ATGCAAGGAATCCGGGATATAAAAAGAAGAATAAAGACTGTCAAAAATACTCAGCAGATTACTAAAGCTATGGAGATGGTTGCCGCCTCAAAGCTTAGGAAAGCCCAGTCTTTAGCCTATGCTACTCGACCCTATGAAAAGAGCTTAAAAGAACTAGCAGGCAGGGTGTTAACAGCTGGAGGAGACGTGCAGCATAAATTATTACAACCATCTCAAGAAGGTAAACCTGGATACATATTAATAACTGCCGATAGAGGCCTTTGTGGAGGATATAACACCAATGTAATTAAAAAGGCTCTAACTATAGATAAAGATAATTGCTACATGATAGCGGTAGGCAAAAAGGGAAAAGAGGCGCTAAAAAGGCAAGATTATAATATTGTGGCGGAGTTTACTGATATCGGAGATTTACCAAGCTATAATCAAGCTCGCAGTATTTTTGAAACGGCCAGTCAACTTTTGGAGCAGGGAGTATTTAGCGAACTTAACATTATTTATACTGAGTTTATAAATGCTATGCAACAGAATGTTGTTCTTGATAAATTAATTCCTGTAGAAAATAATGAAAATGACGGTAAAGATAACGTGTATCTATATGAACCTAGTGCTCAACAAGTGCTGGATACTTTGATACCAAAGTATTTAACAGGTAGAATTTACCGAAGCCTTGTTGAATCTAAAGCATCGGAGCATGGTGCGAGAATGACAGCCATGGGTTCTGCAACAGATAATGCTTCTGACATGATCCATGAGTTAACCCTGTCCTTTAACAAAGCTAGACAGGCTTCGATAACTCAAGAGTTGATTGAAATAGTTAGTGGTGCACAAGCTTTAGATTAG
- a CDS encoding F0F1 ATP synthase subunit epsilon, whose product MNFLFELVTPEKKVYSDEVDMIIAKAIDGDIGIMANHTPIVTPLAIDQLCIKKDGKKEYIAIGGGILEVSKEKTMVLVETAETPEEINIQRAKEAKERAEERLKNPDRDTDVKKAEVALKRALNRIEVVEKDK is encoded by the coding sequence ATGAATTTTCTTTTTGAATTGGTTACGCCAGAAAAAAAGGTTTATTCAGATGAAGTAGATATGATTATAGCTAAGGCAATTGACGGCGATATAGGTATTATGGCAAACCACACGCCCATTGTAACTCCCTTAGCTATTGATCAGCTATGTATAAAAAAGGATGGAAAGAAAGAATATATTGCCATTGGTGGTGGGATTTTAGAGGTTAGCAAAGAAAAAACTATGGTTTTAGTAGAGACTGCAGAAACCCCAGAAGAAATTAATATACAGCGGGCTAAAGAAGCTAAGGAAAGAGCAGAAGAACGTTTAAAAAACCCAGATAGAGATACAGATGTCAAAAAAGCTGAAGTGGCTTTGAAAAGAGCTTTAAATCGTATAGAAGTGGTTGAAAAGGATAAATAG
- the atpE gene encoding ATP synthase F0 subunit C: protein MEHSEFTVAAFAALGAGAAMIAGIGAGIGQGYAAGKTVEAVARQPEARGPLTATMLLGQAVAETTGIYAFVVAFILIGIAQGVM from the coding sequence ATGGAACATTCAGAATTCACGGTAGCAGCTTTCGCAGCTCTTGGTGCAGGTGCCGCAATGATTGCAGGTATTGGTGCAGGTATTGGTCAGGGTTATGCAGCTGGAAAAACTGTTGAAGCTGTTGCTCGTCAGCCAGAAGCAAGGGGCCCTCTAACTGCAACTATGCTTTTAGGTCAGGCAGTAGCTGAGACAACCGGTATTTATGCCTTTGTTGTAGCGTTTATTTTAATTGGCATCGCTCAAGGAGTGATGTAA
- a CDS encoding YwmB family TATA-box binding protein → MEKTICIIIILLLSMASITLAIETTPAGGVDEIKSLIKVSEAMDGDVVAYSWQAHVKIEDKLDKDELNETLKEFLGENLSKAVTETSKDHAYGEWYSEDTYNSLSIVVDEENGHTYIVYSVELSNEKCLINWHNNLHNKISHFGEPFVAVNIHKIYDGNFNSTLKEKNIQAAFNAANSTFNVDSKGEGYVGYIGYTQEIDNYVMVNDDKVNLHITITTDNTADVEYINIATPLIINSY, encoded by the coding sequence GTGGAGAAAACTATATGTATAATAATTATTTTATTGCTATCTATGGCTAGCATAACTTTGGCTATAGAAACAACTCCTGCTGGAGGAGTTGACGAAATAAAAAGTTTAATAAAGGTTTCTGAAGCCATGGATGGAGATGTAGTTGCTTATTCGTGGCAAGCCCATGTAAAAATTGAAGATAAGCTAGATAAAGATGAACTAAACGAAACTTTAAAAGAATTCTTAGGGGAAAACTTATCTAAGGCGGTAACCGAAACATCAAAGGACCATGCATATGGAGAGTGGTACTCAGAAGACACATATAATAGCTTGTCTATTGTTGTTGATGAAGAAAATGGGCATACCTATATTGTTTATAGTGTAGAACTAAGTAATGAAAAATGCCTTATTAATTGGCATAATAACTTACATAACAAAATTTCACATTTTGGAGAACCTTTTGTAGCTGTAAATATACATAAAATATATGATGGCAACTTTAATTCCACTTTAAAAGAAAAAAATATACAGGCAGCTTTTAATGCAGCCAACTCAACTTTTAATGTTGATAGCAAAGGGGAGGGGTATGTAGGTTATATAGGTTATACACAAGAAATAGACAATTATGTTATGGTTAATGATGATAAAGTTAATTTGCACATTACAATAACTACTGATAATACAGCAGATGTAGAATACATAAATATAGCTACTCCATTAATTATAAACAGTTATTAA
- the atpD gene encoding F0F1 ATP synthase subunit beta gives MNKGKVTQVIGPVVDISFEGGQMPNIYNAIEIPRENDEKLVVETMHHLGDNTVRCVAMDGTEGLVRGSEAIDTGAPISVPVGDKTLGRLFNVLGDTIDGIGEVSKDVERHPIHKEPPSLEDQETSTAILETGIKVIDLLAPYARGGKVGLFGGAGVGKTVLIMELIRNIATEHGGYSVFTGVGERTREGNDLYYEMKDSGVIDKTALVFGQMNEPPGARQRVALTGLAMAEYFRDQQGQDVLLFIDNIFRFTQAGMEVSALLGRMPSAVGYQPTLQSEMGQLQERITSTKKGSITSIQAIYVPADDYTDPAPATTFAHLDATTNLSRKITEMGIYPAVDPLDSTSRILDPMVVGSEHYEVARGVQEVLQRYKELQDIIAILGMEELSEEDKLTVSRARKIQRFLSQPFFVAEQFTGTPGVYVPIKETIRGFKEILDGKHDEIPESAFYMVGTIEEAIKNAEDE, from the coding sequence TTGAATAAAGGAAAAGTTACACAGGTAATAGGACCTGTAGTTGATATAAGTTTTGAAGGTGGGCAGATGCCTAACATATATAATGCCATAGAAATTCCTAGAGAAAATGATGAAAAATTGGTTGTAGAAACAATGCATCACTTAGGAGATAACACAGTTAGGTGTGTAGCTATGGATGGTACAGAGGGTCTAGTTAGGGGTAGTGAAGCTATTGATACAGGGGCTCCTATCTCTGTTCCTGTAGGAGATAAGACTCTGGGGAGACTGTTCAACGTATTGGGAGACACCATCGATGGTATAGGTGAAGTTTCAAAAGATGTAGAACGCCATCCCATTCATAAAGAGCCTCCCTCTTTAGAAGACCAGGAAACTAGTACCGCTATACTAGAAACAGGGATAAAAGTTATCGACCTACTAGCTCCATATGCTAGAGGTGGGAAAGTAGGTCTTTTTGGTGGTGCTGGAGTTGGAAAAACAGTATTGATTATGGAGTTAATTCGAAATATCGCAACGGAGCATGGAGGATACTCTGTTTTCACTGGTGTAGGTGAAAGAACAAGAGAGGGTAACGATTTGTACTATGAGATGAAAGATTCTGGGGTTATTGATAAAACAGCTCTGGTATTTGGGCAGATGAATGAACCCCCTGGTGCTAGACAAAGAGTGGCTTTAACTGGTCTAGCTATGGCTGAATACTTTAGAGACCAACAAGGGCAAGATGTTTTGTTGTTTATCGATAATATATTTAGGTTTACCCAAGCAGGTATGGAGGTGTCTGCCTTGTTAGGTAGGATGCCATCAGCGGTTGGATATCAACCGACGTTACAATCAGAAATGGGACAGCTTCAAGAGCGAATTACGTCTACTAAAAAAGGTTCTATAACCTCAATTCAAGCGATATATGTGCCAGCAGATGATTACACTGACCCAGCTCCTGCTACAACTTTTGCCCACTTGGATGCTACGACAAACTTATCAAGAAAAATAACTGAAATGGGTATATATCCAGCTGTGGACCCTTTGGACTCTACATCTAGAATTTTAGATCCTATGGTAGTTGGTAGTGAACATTACGAAGTAGCTAGAGGGGTGCAAGAAGTTTTACAAAGGTATAAAGAGCTACAAGATATAATTGCTATTTTAGGGATGGAAGAACTTTCTGAAGAAGATAAGTTAACTGTTAGCCGTGCTAGAAAGATACAGAGATTTTTATCTCAGCCTTTTTTTGTTGCAGAACAATTTACTGGCACGCCTGGGGTTTATGTTCCTATTAAAGAAACAATACGTGGTTTTAAAGAGATATTAGACGGTAAACATGATGAAATACCTGAATCTGCTTTCTATATGGTTGGAACTATAGAGGAAGCAATTAAAAATGCTGAGGATGAGTAG
- the atpF gene encoding F0F1 ATP synthase subunit B produces the protein MLDFLPESILFIFINVIIIYLLLRWLLFKPVNKVLDDRSQRIKRDIETAEAKRKDAEQTQKEFEEKMAKASEKAQSIIDEAVKKGQEKQEELIEEGKKEHNKLLKRARHEIELERNKAIAQLKDEISTMSINVAEKIVKHSMSTEESNRLVSEVIEGMGEAYEQDNS, from the coding sequence GTGTTAGATTTTTTACCAGAAAGTATTCTGTTTATTTTCATCAATGTTATAATTATCTATCTACTTTTAAGATGGCTGTTATTTAAACCAGTTAATAAAGTGTTAGATGATCGTTCCCAACGAATTAAAAGGGATATCGAAACAGCAGAAGCCAAAAGAAAAGATGCTGAGCAAACACAAAAAGAGTTTGAAGAAAAAATGGCTAAGGCCTCGGAAAAAGCCCAATCAATAATAGATGAGGCTGTCAAAAAAGGCCAAGAAAAGCAAGAAGAGTTAATAGAGGAAGGTAAAAAAGAACATAACAAGTTATTAAAAAGAGCAAGACATGAAATTGAGCTTGAAAGAAACAAAGCTATTGCTCAATTAAAGGATGAAATCTCCACCATGTCTATAAACGTAGCGGAAAAAATTGTTAAACATTCCATGAGTACTGAAGAAAGCAACAGATTAGTTTCTGAGGTTATCGAAGGAATGGGGGAAGCTTATGAGCAAGATAATAGCTAA
- the atpH gene encoding ATP synthase F1 subunit delta produces the protein MSKIIAKRYSKALFDLALEHSLLEDIYNDCRGIADFLKQEKSVVRFLTTPNITKEKKNELITESFQGSINEHTLNFMKLLVAKGRAEQLKECCLLYIKNFEDYKGLVKVKVQSAQKLNKGQLDNTKERISSITGKEVMLSTEVKEELIGGMIIKIGNKIIDGSVKSRLKLLEQSLVNAQIK, from the coding sequence ATGAGCAAGATAATAGCTAAACGTTACTCTAAGGCATTATTTGATTTAGCCCTTGAACATAGCCTTTTGGAGGATATTTATAATGATTGCCGTGGAATAGCTGATTTCTTAAAACAAGAAAAAAGCGTTGTTCGGTTTCTTACAACCCCTAACATTACAAAAGAGAAAAAAAACGAGCTTATAACAGAAAGTTTTCAAGGAAGCATAAATGAGCATACATTAAACTTCATGAAATTGTTGGTCGCTAAAGGAAGAGCTGAGCAGTTAAAGGAATGTTGTTTATTATATATCAAAAACTTTGAAGACTATAAGGGCTTGGTTAAGGTAAAAGTTCAATCGGCTCAAAAGTTAAATAAAGGACAGCTGGATAACACTAAAGAAAGGATTTCCTCTATTACAGGAAAAGAAGTTATGTTATCCACAGAAGTAAAAGAAGAATTAATTGGTGGCATGATAATAAAGATAGGTAACAAAATTATAGATGGCAGTGTAAAAAGCCGTCTTAAGCTCCTTGAACAATCGTTAGTTAACGCACAAATTAAGTAA
- a CDS encoding ATP synthase subunit I gives MLPLLAKKTFQKVSLSTLIVLAILVIILALQHQMDMVYGILLGGFMAIANFGIMSISVTILLDKEGPQKFWWVVHSFIRSILTIGILALGFTNDAISFFATAIGLLLVKYVILLAGIYHSFKQKVADWKDGNRKI, from the coding sequence ATGCTGCCACTGTTAGCAAAGAAAACATTTCAAAAAGTTTCGCTTTCCACCCTAATAGTACTGGCAATACTCGTTATTATATTGGCTTTACAACACCAAATGGATATGGTATACGGAATTTTGCTGGGAGGGTTTATGGCGATAGCAAACTTTGGTATAATGTCTATAAGTGTAACGATACTTCTAGATAAAGAAGGGCCACAAAAGTTTTGGTGGGTAGTACATAGCTTTATACGTTCCATACTAACTATAGGAATTTTAGCGCTGGGATTTACAAACGATGCTATTTCTTTTTTTGCAACAGCAATAGGATTACTTTTAGTTAAATATGTTATATTGTTAGCAGGAATCTACCATAGCTTTAAACAAAAGGTTGCTGATTGGAAAGATGGGAATAGAAAAATTTAA
- a CDS encoding YueI family protein yields the protein MDQKEKIKRITSKDPLEQALLKGHGVNDIKADEKKIYLGQFRERVLIALTINQVHQPGTYPEVTDSIKHSRARKLILNRQVNLDRAADYINLARDKNLDFTTVSTKKNDTDIGLIVAADDAVEEEHIFVKDLSERFVEVGLDPKLINLIGEKICRSCYKDIEAKAPELLHLFKEVTFLDKITGVQKCC from the coding sequence TTGGATCAGAAAGAAAAAATTAAAAGGATTACTTCTAAAGATCCCTTAGAGCAAGCATTGTTAAAAGGGCATGGAGTAAATGATATAAAGGCTGATGAAAAAAAAATTTATCTAGGTCAGTTTAGGGAAAGAGTGCTTATAGCGCTAACAATAAATCAGGTTCATCAGCCGGGAACTTATCCTGAAGTTACCGACTCAATAAAACATTCAAGGGCAAGAAAGTTAATTTTAAATCGTCAAGTTAACCTAGATAGAGCTGCCGATTACATTAATTTAGCCAGGGATAAGAACTTGGATTTTACAACAGTTAGTACTAAAAAGAATGATACAGATATAGGCTTAATAGTTGCTGCAGATGACGCTGTAGAAGAAGAACATATTTTTGTAAAAGATCTTTCTGAAAGGTTTGTAGAAGTTGGGTTAGATCCAAAACTTATAAACTTAATCGGGGAAAAGATATGTAGAAGCTGTTATAAGGATATCGAGGCAAAAGCTCCTGAACTTTTACATCTTTTCAAAGAGGTCACATTTTTAGATAAAATAACTGGTGTGCAAAAATGCTGTTAA